A DNA window from Ranitomeya imitator isolate aRanImi1 chromosome 2, aRanImi1.pri, whole genome shotgun sequence contains the following coding sequences:
- the DNAJC5 gene encoding dnaJ homolog subfamily C member 5, with product MADQRQRSLSTSGESLYHVLGLDKNATSDDIKRCYRKLALKYHPDKNPDNPEASEKFKEINNAHGILTDATKRNIYDKYGSLGLYVAEQFGEENVNTYFVLSSWWAKALFMFCGLITGCYCCCCLCCCCNCCCGKCKPRPPEGEETDFYVSPEDLEAQMQSDERDAADIPVMVQPSSATETTQLTSDSHASYRTDGFN from the exons ATGGCGGACCAACGGCAGCGCTCCCTCTCTACATCCGGAGAATCCCTGTATCATGTTTTAGGATTGGACAAGAATGCCACATCTGATGACATCAAAAGATGTTACCG AAAACTAGCACTGAAATACCATCCAGATAAAAACCCCGATAATCCAGAAGCCTCCGAGAAGTTCAAGGAGATCAACAATGCACACGGTATACTAACAGACGCCACAAAGAGGAATATCTACGACAAGTACGGGTCACTTGGACTCTATGTggcggaacagtttggggaagagaATGTCAACACATACTTTGTGCTGTCCAGCTGGTGGGCAAAG GCTCTTTTCATGTTCTGTGGCCTCATCACCGGATGTTACTGCTGCTGCTGTCTGTGCTGTTGCTGTAATTGCTGTTGTGGAAAATGTAAACCACGGCCCCCTGAAGGGGAGGAGACAGATTTTTACGTGTCTCCCGAAGACCTGGAGGCACAAATGCAGTCTGACGAAAGGG ATGCTGCTGATATCCCAGTGATGGTACAACCCAGCTCAGCCACGGAGACCACACAACTCACCAGCGACTCCCATGCCAGCTATCGCACCGACGGATTTAACTGA